The genomic DNA TTTGTCTCCTCTGTAGGGTTGTTAGGAACTGTTTATGTACTTGTTGTATTGAGTTGATGTGttgatctcctctctctgtctgtgcagGTTTCAGTGAGGTTCTGCTGAGGCCCCAGACTACAGAGGAAGTTTCTCAGATCCTTGGGTATTATTCTCCAGTCTTCTAGTGTATGAAGCCAGGTTTCCTCTACTGTTGCAGTGTTACATGACTGGTAGCAGGCAGTGTACCTGTGTTctaatgttgtgttgtgtttctcctGTAGGTACTGTAACAGTCGTAACCTGGCAGTGAGTCCTCAGGGTGGTAACACAGGGCTGGTGGGAGGCAGTGTTCCTGTCTATGATGAAATCATCCTCTCTACCGCTCTCATGAACAACATCCTCAACTTCGACTCTGTCTCCGGTCAGTATCGTCTGTAATTCTAGGGTTACTGTCACTATTCATTGGTCAGTTACACGTCAAATTTCCTGTTCCAATTCTCAAAGTTTTACCCTAGTGTTTAACAgtccaaactctctctctctctctctctctctctcttcctctcctgctaGGTATTCTGTCGTGCCAAGCAGGTTGTGTGTTGGAGAGCCTGTCTCTTTACCTAGAGGACAAGGACTACATCATGCCTCTGGACCTGGGGGCAAAGGGAAGCTGCCATATAGGAGGCAACGTAGCCACTAACGCTGGAGGGCTGAGGCTGCTACGCTACGGATCCCTACGAGGGACAGTATTAGGACTAGAGGTGGTCAgtaggggaggggggggacaGGGGGCTATGCCTTTTGAAATTCAACTAACTATAAAGGACAGCACCAATACTCTGTGTATTTATGTGTAGGTGCTAGCAGACGGGAGGGTCCTGGACTGCCTAGCCACCCTGAGGAAGGACAACACAGGATATGACCTCAAACAGCTGTTCATCGGGTCAGAGGGCACACTGGGGGTCATCACCGCCGTAACCATCCTGTGTCCACGGAAACCTAAAGCCGTCAACGTGGCCTTCCTGGGTGGGTGTGACCTGACCTCATGACCCCTCATGACCTTGTAACTAGTGATCATCTGATGTCACAAATACATCCTCCTTTTGACTTATGTATgtttacacacactcacgcaGTCCAATATATGACGCATGTGATGTGTTTCTTCTGTGAGATGATCGCCATGACAATTTATTGTGATGAtatgatcgtgtgtgtgtgtccaggctgTGAAAGTTTTGAGCAGCTGCTGCAGACCTTCCAGCTGTGTAGAGGCATGCTGGGAGAAATCCTCTCAGCCTTTGAGTTCCTGGACAGAGAGTGTATGAGACTACTGAACACACACCTGAAACTGACTAACCCcatcacaggtacacacacacacacagattttctAATGCTTTTGAACGTTCTAGTAATTGTTTGTTTGAGTAATTCTAACTCGGATTGGTTCAAAGCCTCTTATCTATTTCTTGCTTTGTTCCGCAGACTGTCCGTTCTACATTGTCATAGAAACGTCCGGCTCTAACCCCACCCACGATGAGGAGAAGTTGCACCAGTTTCTGGAGGAGGCCATGACATCATCCCAGGTTATTGACGGGACCGTAGCAACGGAGGAGGCCAAAATCAAGGTGACTTTCATTCATGAATATGTTGATATCAAACTGACAAATAGAAGAGAATCATTAAAAAGAATGATAAAACATTGGATGATGCAAGACGTTGCCTCaatgtgttttcctgtgtgtatttttctgtgtgtgggttcctgtgtgtgtgtgtgttcctgtgtgtgtttaggCTCTCTGGTCACTGCGTGAGCGGGTAACAGAGGCTTTAACTCATGATGGTTTCACATATAAATACGACATCTCACTTCCTGTGGAACGGATCTACCAGCTGGTCACAGATATGAGAGAACACCTGGGAGACAGGGCCAAGAGTGTGGTTGGATACGGACACGTTggtaagactgtgtgtgtgtgtgtgtgtgtgtgtgtgtgtgtgtgcctgactgtgtgtgtcctctcctccCACCAGGTGATGGTAACCTCCACCTGAACATCACCTCTCCTACCAAAGACCCCAACCTCCTGGCATCCATCGAACCCTTTGTCTATGAGTGGACGGCCCGTTTCCAGGGCAGCATCAGCGCAGAGCACGGCCTGGGCCTGAAGAAGAGGAACTATATTTACTACAGTAAAGCCAGCCTGGCTGTCGCTCTGATGGGGAACATTAAGATCATGTTAGACCCCAAAGGCATTCTCAACCCTTATAAGACCCTGCCGGACGACCTGCAATGACTATATTGCTCCTTCCCTGATTAACTTAACTTAAACACCTGACCTGACCTTCACTCAACTCTCATAAGACGCTACCAGTTGACCTTTCACCCTGCACGACCATACCCGATGAACTCAATGAACCCTGACCCAAACCCCCCTCCAGACTACAGACCACCTCCACTGCTGACTCCAGGGCCCAGTTTCACAAAACCTTCTTAACAAGAAATGTCTTACTTTTTTGCataagaagtgttttgtgaatctgggcccaggTCTCTGGTAGGGTGTTATTGTTGTGTAAAGGTACTGTAAGGCTTGTCTAGGCTAGGATTCAATCTGATCTCACTTTGTCGGCAGTGCacgttttaaaggcaatgtttacGAGTTCACAGAGATCACGTTCACAGTATACCCTGCATAGGtctgctcaatcggaaattacctttaggTGGTGCATTGTCCAAATCCGCGATCGGATTGAATCCCGGCCCTAGTGAACTACCTCTGATACTCAACTGCACTGATGAGGCCACAGTAGACCTGTCTGATAACCGTGGCCATAGTTCTCTCATTGTACAAGTGTCTGATCAACTTCTAATGTAAGTATAATCTGTGTACATTCATTGTAAATAGAGCAGATTATATTTTTTTACCTAATCAGTTTATTATTTTACCACCAGAATTGAAGACAGCAGATATTGTTTTATtacatctaaaatatatatatatttaaaatgtacAGCAACAACATAAGCTAATTTTGTGAATGAATACAGAATCTCTAAAACTAGATGTACGGTTGGTTCTTTTTATGTAAATAATTGTGCATGCTCGTTTCCCCAAAGGGACCCATAGATACCCAATTCCAAATTGACCCTTAACCCCTACACTATAAGCGATATGGTGGCTCCACCTTGCCCTCTGATGTTAAAAGCTCAGTGGAGTTCTCCTTTTTCGATCTTGTTCTGAGGGCAGAATAAATGTGATTGGTTGGATGTTGGCAGAGTTTGCAGCTACAGGTGAATGTCAAATAAAGAAaggctttatttaaccaggcaagtaagttaagaacaaattcttatttacaatgacggcctacaccggccaaacccaaacgacgctggaccaattgtgcgcccccCTATAGGACTCCTAGTCacggcaggttgtgatacagcctggattccaaccaaagtgtctgtagtgatgcctctagcactgagatgcagtgccttagagcgcTTCACCACTtgggagaggtagagggtgtaCAGAATTAGTTTTGACACACAAGGTCACTAGTTCGAATCCCAGTGTGGTTTCAGTTCACGAACCCAACATACTTAACCAATCACATTCCCAATCTACTGTCATTCTGACAGACCTGACTGAACAGCGTTATATATGTGCAGTAAAAAGACTGATGGCTCCCCCTAGTGGCGCAATGGACTAGGTACAGGGACCAGAAGGTCACGTTCTGATCTTGTTGATGCCCTGATGTTCAAATCTCAGTGGTTGTTTTCTAATTCCATTCATATTTCTTGCTTTAACGTAACCAATCACATTCGTTAGCTGCCCTCTGAATAGGGGCTGGATTAATTCCGTGTAGCGGAAGATCCGCGttaaaatgtaaaggtcatttccgattgagtcgacatatgcagcgtttacagCATTGTTTTACGTCAGGTAGGGAGACGATTCGGCATGCACTGATATTGGTTGAAGGACGAGCGACGCGGAGTGCTGACGCCATCTGACGTGAGACAATGGTGTTTACCGTGAATATTGTCTCCGAGAACTCAGGAACGttacctttaaatttcaatcgagCTCTAACATGGATCTTCCGTGATACGGATCTAATCCAGCCCCTAGAAATACACTAATCTGTCTTTAAAACACATTTTCTCTCTTGACCTCTTTTAGTAGATAGAAGTTGCCTGATACAGGGTCTGATATGTCATCCCCGTAGTGGTTAAAGTTGGGATGTGGTTAGGGGAAACCTACCTGGAACCTTAATTGAGCAACTCCTGTTAGCTTCAGTACCAGTGTGAAAACAGATCTTTACAGAGTCTTATAGAGGGGCTCAACTTTAAAAACCTTGGTACTAGTACAAccttattacaaatacattttccaCAGACACTGTTCCTTACAAACTTAAGGTCAGAATTCAATCCAATCAGTTACACCTCCGACCCCCAAAAGGAGCAATGTGTTTTTCAGCTAACCAGGCTACTGCGGATCTGATTTAATCCTGGCTTTTCATGTAAAACATTCTCTCAAAAGGAACAAGTCTGTTTCCTATGCGTTGGCGATCCTGTCCACTAATCCCGATCAGGTAAAGTCCTGGCTGAGCAGAATCATTAGGTACATGTGATTAAACTTGCCTGACACTCTGGCAGGGCCGGTTCCAGGCATAAGTGACATGAGCGGGCACTAAGGGCCTCCGGGATCCCCCCCAAAACAGGAACTCAGCCgggtctcaacttactattgagagtaagaatagtagaatatacCAGCTGCAATTTAGAAATGTTGTTGTGCAACAGCAGTTTCTCTCATGTCAGTTGCTGACAGCCACTCAATTAACCATGTCAgctagtctagccagctatctaaatgtgtagtaatcatggccaaatACCGACAGGGCACATGCAGGGGGGGcccattgattttgtttgtcattctcactcagatatcatattaacatgacaTGTTAATAGTGtagtgtagaattacaggaaattggCAAAATGTGTTAATGTTTccgttttctctctgccccaaaCTTCTGAGGTCTAATCCAGCCGTttatatatcaatatcaaatcatttctgggtaacatttAAGgcatacttcaggattttggcaataagCCCCccttttgtcatttagcagacgctagaTGACAAAAAGTGACTTACagtatccagagcgacttacagtagtatccagagcgacttacagtatccagagcgacttagtctccagagcgacttacagtatccagagcgacttacagtatccagagcgacttacagtatccagagcgacttacagtatccagagcgacttagtctccagagcgacttacagtctccagagcgacttacagtatccagagcgacttacagtctccagagcgacttacagtctccagagcgacttacagtatccagagcgacttacagtatccagagcgacttacagtctccagagcgacttacagtagtgagtgcataaaATTCCAAACCTTTTCTACTTCCCCATAGTCAGATTAACTTGTGGATAACATTTGTGTCTACGTGCCGTTTGAAGGAAGTTATTAACTAGCGTTAGTGCGATTGCTAGCTAGAATTAGCACCGGCTAGTAGATACCTTagactagttagcattggctcacgagACAACCTCCAACTGACTTCATACGGgatgcagagacatacaaatggtatccagtCCATCCaactctggggaaggagataaagggcttcattggtAAAATAAAGAAGGATCCCTTTAAGTACCTGTGATTGTttcattaaaatggtcaaaaatagcttcttagcaagagCACTTTCTAAAGCAAAAAAGCTTTACTAGCACTGTCTGAGTGGAAAACTAAAAGTGTTATtgggagaggtttggaactctttattggtctattaactcatttaccacatggtgatgtcaccatggaaggctgAAActtccaccaaaacaggctgaaattccaaACAGCTactacactaaaagggcattttcatgttcacagtattattccaacctcatactGTGGAAATATATagaacacaggaaaatcacattcaaaaaaaacattctctctcctccgTAAAGAGTGGGGCCAATAAAATGTTTTGTGGCAAGGTGGGGGGCCCCACAACCAAATCTGGCTTAGGGCCTCAAAGGCTAGAGCCGGCCCTGCACTCTGGGTTGGGAGAGTTTTTCACTTTTGAAACCAGTCAAGGTGAAAACTCTGCCAACATGGCGCAGGTGTGGAGTAAATCAAGAGCACTAGGTGGAATTCTACAAAGCATACAATACTGAATCAGTATGTGGTTCCAATATTTATAACAATAATGCATTCACAGCTCACAATTCAAAGCATGTGGAGGCATGTCTCCTGACTTCCTTTGTAAATACACAATGTCTTACTAGCCAAAAAACTGCATTTACATGGGTACATAAAGTGTCCTTGTAATGTTATCAGTTTTCCCTTACCAAGACCAACTCCCGAACTCCTAGTCATAACATTACAAATCATCATAGTCCCACCCTACACATAAAGCACATTACATAAATATTTTACTATAGAGTTCACAACCACAGCGTTCATTTGATCCTATTGGCTCTGTTCCTGTGTAACTGAACtcaagattgtgtgtgtgttcgttcatGTGTGTAGCTACATTGGAATACACATCTGATTGTCTGAGTAGAGCAACATAATATGATTGGCTGAACATTGAAACGACAAATGGGCAGAAGTGCGTGTGTGTATAGAGGGTCTGAGCCCCAGCCTTGACCCCTGCAGCGTGCACAGGCCTTTAAAGCAGGGTAAGGCTACGGTAACACCATCTCACACTGAGTGACCAGCTAGTT from Oncorhynchus clarkii lewisi isolate Uvic-CL-2024 chromosome 7, UVic_Ocla_1.0, whole genome shotgun sequence includes the following:
- the LOC139412953 gene encoding D-2-hydroxyglutarate dehydrogenase, mitochondrial-like; its protein translation is MAGLFHRRLRLRTALRWMSPLSTASPPAVVRTLPPGFSSGLLQTPRPVSCGVRCRELHAGEERPTPSPTAAPERRPFSRVTPEDMAFFSKIIPGRTITDPDILEASNMDWLKSVRGFSEVLLRPQTTEEVSQILGYCNSRNLAVSPQGGNTGLVGGSVPVYDEIILSTALMNNILNFDSVSGILSCQAGCVLESLSLYLEDKDYIMPLDLGAKGSCHIGGNVATNAGGLRLLRYGSLRGTVLGLEVVLADGRVLDCLATLRKDNTGYDLKQLFIGSEGTLGVITAVTILCPRKPKAVNVAFLGCESFEQLLQTFQLCRGMLGEILSAFEFLDRECMRLLNTHLKLTNPITDCPFYIVIETSGSNPTHDEEKLHQFLEEAMTSSQVIDGTVATEEAKIKALWSLRERVTEALTHDGFTYKYDISLPVERIYQLVTDMREHLGDRAKSVVGYGHVGDGNLHLNITSPTKDPNLLASIEPFVYEWTARFQGSISAEHGLGLKKRNYIYYSKASLAVALMGNIKIMLDPKGILNPYKTLPDDLQ